In Lewinellaceae bacterium, a single window of DNA contains:
- a CDS encoding gliding motility-associated C-terminal domain-containing protein, which produces MKRRLLCPTQFWSYACLIALVFSAYSLPAKDNISFSGHPEGEPGSNPLADPMFVNPPGDTMVAGFCSVPAKMDLLMTDDLDPDVMVSPVDSFATGGIGGTIDICAQDTIYRIWRATDSELNTITHIQRIIVEPVPEPDVSFMGSLDTIVDCKFAIGAYNAWRTSIQLRILTNLSACANATFDFPPNPFFPEPCNTMTVNISVYNDCSSLNLDTAFYQARFITIDTTPPVLRGVSFMDTLTVGCDTLDQYLINHPPSMVTAIDCQTGLTPAYRQDTFNITCSDGREFDLHRTWSVWDSCGNFTDSTQVIRVRDDLAPSFSTPPDITISCEQDYTDLGVTGMVTDTLDNCGGPILLGYIDQIGPDNDGCPQSFRVERNWRARDACNNTNLKRQTITIVDTTPPSFVLPADTTVDCGRENDLMVTGVPSALMDNCTDPDSLSAVIFSETSLTGNCENNYVLVRAWQVEDQCGNITQLAQRITVIDTIAPEITASATSLTITCMEGMDLQQQFADWIGAHGGALASDLCTVEDSLKWVAYIAGSATVASMPDIICPAPSDTIVMQTVDFVVQDACGHADTTTASFIVIDNTAPVISGCPQDVAVPTDPALCQASFTLHPPLVEEECAAGLLMESIDISTTLTSNAPSGQAGTTPVNPITLNFAVANPLPVNAAGDASLSLQILNADAEGPTEYFRVIGEDGMVIGRTGRAPAPCTVSDTTLSIPLDKINTWAIDGVVTISLEPNIPATLSGSFAVNDICAGGSNLLSNLSFPTRDFARLEYQYKINTSPPVTAPAFGDIDVILPMGENTITYYISDCAGNLDSCTYKVMVEDREPPILACPGDVVVDLEQGACSTMVTLPFPAGVTDNCGVAGIFEQTAPLDTASAWLFFNYDPNLNDYLADTVEFVFQNVAANAVSGVTLTLDLRGDFSSNGAFLNIFGDSGNPIGSTNIGVATCDMPGQATFSIPADTFNLWAADGMVHFTVQPNPVMVPGGGAGDGVNPCDPAAVDPNGGVDSASYIFATLTYGEITPFYFAEGATDIAFTQVAAPVINPTHEFNVGETVVSYVIADNQSNQDTCSFSVFVVDNEPPVALCQATIVEINPSGLEVDTVSVQEFNAGSNDNCMIDTMYLTPNTFTCEQAGTTVMVTLTVTDLGGNTSTCTRPIRIEAEGPNPTYSPGICGGDTLYLFANPPVAQGGVVYTYRWYHPNGSLVSTQQNPVIPDVNAGDAGAYRLEITGLTGCVADEVVNVSITNQPLTPAINTDLNVCNDEDIILNSSITLNNAMYHWYKGLPGDGQPPVATTNTPQYVVAEPHQPGTLRYYLVIEANGCISDPSASVSISVVNRPVAAANDDEITICEGEPIALGTFVTGVSYQWTGPAGFSSTSQLPTVIGQATLANAGVYQLVVTKNGCSSEPDFTVVNVLPKPARPALTVDSGPVCEGDDVLLKALPTGASTYHWVAPNLQEFITNTNIFVIPDAASGDAGVWRVYSKRFGCRSDDSNPVTVIVNDVPDALASANPPAVCERSRLELFATPSIPGASYRWTGPNNYMSVAQNPVINSASIQAQGTYRLRITTPAGCADTTSLPVTVLPSVRIDALSNNAPACLDGPTDILLKATVFPADNGSYTYEWSGPGLFSSTDSCAVIPNATAANNGNYSLFVTNAAGCRSMPASTVVNARNAPQAPVAPTLDPSTQPPFCSGESITLHTNDYTGNGVSYNWLTPGGSMSIASGTLALNNISPDDTGPYRVYVTVNGCSSDTSGTLSLSVNPVPVAFAGSNAPVCEGEPLQLFANPSGAAYQWLGPITSSLQNPVINSADPVLHSGAYSLVVTRNGCSSAPAVVNVAVNEVPATPMATNSGPACIDIAGTALALSVAPGTATPGAFYTWYYNGDPIGSTQSLNLQISDFSPFGSGTHAFTVEAAADNCISDPSPPTVAELNTIPTEQANAGQDTSFCIGDTIQLNAEIPSRSAGEWRPMPGSPPAVNIPIPGNPQARVNGVTGGNDYVFIWALSNGACQDFSTDTVLVSVGKPEEAVISGDRLICAGEELVLEASAPPTGQGEWIQSQIQSEFSVFIDNSLDTNTTVSGPGVRPGNTYAFTWVVNSECGSDSADVFITIADNRPDAGPDQIACNDFGDAILEAAEPAEGNPGRWSSPDPNVLFANRSNRTTTVSNLAIGDNMVVWTLNDGFCGPSSRDTSIINYQENPVAVKDQVSVEFAVETAIEVLANDDTPPNSLVTIINEPSGGTAKVLEGGVISYLPDPDFVGQDQLTYEVCSEGCECATAVVELAVGENVKCEAPTVITPNGDGVNDNFIVPCLLNETDFPNSQVQIFNRWGDEVFHSRVPYNNSWNGTFNGEDLPDDTYFYIITFGDGRPPMNGYLMIQR; this is translated from the coding sequence ATGAAAAGACGACTACTCTGCCCTACGCAGTTCTGGAGTTATGCCTGCCTGATAGCGCTGGTTTTCAGCGCCTATTCCCTGCCGGCAAAAGACAACATCTCTTTTTCCGGTCATCCGGAAGGCGAACCTGGCTCTAACCCATTAGCCGATCCGATGTTCGTCAACCCGCCCGGCGATACTATGGTCGCCGGTTTTTGCAGCGTGCCTGCCAAGATGGATTTGCTGATGACGGACGACCTGGACCCCGATGTGATGGTCTCTCCGGTAGACAGTTTTGCTACCGGTGGTATTGGAGGAACCATTGACATCTGTGCCCAGGATACCATCTACCGCATCTGGCGGGCCACCGATTCAGAACTGAACACGATTACCCATATCCAGCGGATCATCGTCGAGCCGGTGCCCGAGCCCGATGTTTCCTTTATGGGGTCTCTGGATACGATTGTGGACTGCAAATTCGCGATCGGCGCTTACAATGCCTGGAGGACTTCCATACAATTGAGGATATTAACCAATTTATCGGCCTGTGCGAATGCTACGTTCGACTTTCCGCCAAACCCGTTTTTCCCGGAGCCTTGCAATACGATGACTGTAAATATTTCCGTCTACAATGATTGCAGCTCCCTCAACCTCGACACCGCATTTTACCAGGCGCGGTTTATAACGATAGACACCACCCCGCCGGTGCTCCGCGGTGTTTCTTTTATGGATACCCTCACGGTGGGATGCGATACTTTGGATCAGTACCTGATCAACCACCCGCCTTCCATGGTCACGGCGATCGACTGCCAGACGGGCCTGACGCCGGCTTACCGGCAGGATACCTTCAACATTACCTGTAGCGACGGGCGGGAGTTCGACCTCCACCGCACCTGGTCCGTGTGGGATTCCTGTGGCAATTTCACGGATTCCACCCAGGTAATCAGGGTGAGGGACGACCTGGCGCCGTCCTTTTCCACTCCCCCGGATATCACCATCTCCTGCGAGCAGGATTATACCGACCTGGGCGTCACCGGAATGGTCACCGATACCCTGGACAATTGCGGAGGGCCAATCCTGCTGGGGTATATCGACCAGATCGGGCCCGATAATGACGGCTGCCCGCAGAGTTTCCGGGTGGAGCGCAACTGGCGCGCCCGCGACGCCTGCAATAATACCAACCTGAAAAGGCAAACCATAACCATTGTAGACACTACGCCCCCTTCTTTTGTCCTTCCAGCGGATACCACGGTAGACTGCGGGCGGGAGAACGACCTGATGGTCACGGGCGTGCCATCTGCGCTGATGGACAATTGCACTGATCCGGACAGCCTTTCCGCAGTGATTTTTTCGGAGACTTCTCTCACCGGCAATTGTGAGAATAATTATGTACTTGTACGTGCCTGGCAGGTAGAAGACCAATGTGGCAATATTACCCAACTCGCACAACGCATCACGGTAATCGACACCATTGCGCCAGAAATTACCGCAAGCGCCACCAGCCTGACGATCACCTGCATGGAGGGCATGGACCTGCAGCAGCAGTTTGCCGACTGGATCGGCGCTCACGGCGGCGCACTGGCTTCCGATCTTTGCACTGTTGAAGACAGCTTGAAATGGGTGGCCTACATAGCCGGCTCCGCCACAGTGGCGAGCATGCCCGACATCATCTGCCCGGCGCCGAGCGATACGATCGTGATGCAAACAGTGGATTTTGTAGTGCAGGACGCCTGCGGCCATGCCGATACGACCACCGCTTCCTTCATCGTCATCGACAATACGGCGCCGGTTATCAGCGGATGCCCGCAGGATGTAGCGGTTCCGACCGATCCGGCCCTGTGCCAGGCGAGCTTCACCCTTCATCCTCCATTGGTGGAGGAGGAATGTGCCGCCGGCTTATTGATGGAAAGCATCGACATCAGTACTACTCTGACTTCTAATGCTCCGTCCGGGCAGGCGGGCACCACTCCGGTAAATCCCATCACGCTCAACTTCGCGGTCGCCAACCCCTTGCCGGTCAATGCTGCTGGCGATGCCTCCCTCTCCCTGCAGATATTAAATGCCGATGCAGAAGGCCCCACGGAGTACTTCCGGGTCATTGGCGAAGACGGAATGGTTATTGGCCGGACCGGCCGCGCTCCGGCCCCGTGCACCGTATCGGATACCACGCTTTCTATCCCCTTGGACAAGATCAATACCTGGGCTATCGACGGCGTGGTTACCATTAGCCTGGAACCCAATATCCCGGCGACACTCTCAGGAAGTTTTGCCGTCAATGACATCTGCGCCGGCGGCAGCAACCTGCTCAGCAACCTGTCTTTCCCCACCCGGGATTTTGCCCGGCTGGAATACCAGTATAAGATCAACACCAGCCCGCCGGTGACCGCTCCCGCCTTTGGCGATATCGACGTGATATTGCCTATGGGGGAAAACACCATTACCTATTATATCAGCGATTGCGCCGGCAATCTCGACAGCTGCACGTACAAAGTAATGGTGGAGGACCGGGAGCCGCCGATCTTGGCCTGCCCCGGCGATGTTGTCGTCGACCTCGAACAGGGAGCGTGCTCCACCATGGTCACCTTGCCCTTCCCGGCAGGAGTAACCGACAACTGCGGGGTAGCCGGCATTTTTGAACAGACCGCGCCGCTGGATACCGCCTCCGCCTGGCTGTTCTTCAATTATGACCCCAACCTCAACGACTACCTGGCCGATACCGTGGAATTCGTTTTCCAGAATGTGGCCGCCAATGCGGTCAGCGGCGTCACCCTGACGCTGGATCTCAGGGGCGACTTTAGCAGCAATGGCGCTTTCCTCAATATATTTGGCGATAGCGGCAACCCAATCGGTTCGACCAACATCGGCGTTGCTACCTGCGATATGCCTGGACAGGCCACCTTCAGTATCCCCGCCGATACGTTCAACCTTTGGGCGGCCGATGGCATGGTGCATTTTACCGTGCAACCCAACCCGGTAATGGTGCCAGGGGGGGGAGCCGGCGATGGCGTCAACCCCTGCGATCCGGCCGCTGTTGACCCCAATGGAGGGGTTGACAGTGCAAGTTATATTTTTGCCACCCTTACCTACGGAGAGATCACGCCTTTCTACTTTGCGGAAGGCGCGACCGATATTGCGTTCACCCAGGTGGCAGCGCCCGTAATCAACCCCACCCATGAGTTCAATGTAGGAGAAACCGTTGTTTCCTATGTGATTGCCGACAACCAAAGCAACCAGGACACCTGCTCCTTCAGCGTTTTCGTGGTGGACAACGAGCCGCCGGTAGCCCTCTGCCAGGCGACCATTGTAGAAATCAACCCTTCGGGGCTGGAAGTGGATACGGTGAGCGTTCAGGAATTCAACGCCGGCAGCAATGACAATTGCATGATCGATACGATGTACCTCACGCCCAACACCTTTACCTGTGAACAGGCAGGCACCACCGTAATGGTAACCCTTACGGTTACCGACCTGGGAGGCAATACATCTACCTGCACCCGGCCCATACGCATCGAGGCGGAAGGGCCAAACCCAACCTACAGCCCGGGCATCTGCGGAGGAGACACCCTCTATCTTTTCGCCAATCCTCCGGTTGCCCAGGGAGGAGTCGTATATACCTATCGCTGGTACCATCCGAATGGCTCTCTGGTCTCCACTCAGCAGAACCCGGTCATTCCCGACGTCAATGCCGGCGACGCCGGCGCGTACCGGCTGGAGATTACCGGCCTGACCGGATGCGTGGCGGACGAGGTGGTCAATGTGTCGATCACCAACCAGCCGCTGACCCCGGCTATCAATACAGATCTTAATGTTTGCAACGACGAGGATATCATTCTCAACTCTTCTATAACGCTGAACAATGCCATGTATCATTGGTACAAGGGGTTGCCGGGAGACGGCCAGCCTCCGGTAGCCACCACCAATACGCCGCAGTACGTAGTAGCGGAGCCACATCAGCCCGGAACCTTGCGGTACTACCTGGTCATCGAGGCGAACGGTTGCATTTCCGACCCTTCCGCTTCGGTTTCCATTTCGGTGGTCAACCGGCCCGTCGCAGCCGCCAATGACGACGAGATAACGATCTGCGAAGGGGAGCCTATAGCATTGGGTACTTTCGTGACGGGAGTATCCTATCAGTGGACCGGCCCGGCAGGTTTCTCTTCAACCAGCCAACTGCCGACGGTGATCGGCCAGGCCACCCTGGCCAATGCCGGGGTGTACCAACTGGTGGTCACAAAGAATGGTTGCAGTTCCGAGCCGGACTTTACGGTGGTGAATGTGTTGCCCAAGCCGGCCCGTCCGGCGCTGACGGTGGACTCCGGCCCGGTATGCGAGGGCGATGATGTATTGCTGAAAGCCCTGCCCACCGGCGCCAGCACGTACCATTGGGTGGCCCCCAATCTGCAGGAATTCATTACCAACACCAACATCTTTGTCATTCCCGACGCAGCCAGTGGAGATGCCGGCGTATGGCGTGTTTACAGCAAAAGGTTCGGGTGCCGGTCCGACGATTCCAATCCGGTAACCGTTATTGTCAATGACGTGCCGGATGCATTGGCCAGCGCCAACCCCCCGGCGGTTTGCGAACGTTCCCGGTTGGAGCTTTTTGCCACTCCGTCCATTCCCGGAGCATCTTACCGGTGGACCGGCCCGAACAACTATATGTCGGTGGCTCAAAACCCGGTGATCAACAGCGCCAGCATTCAGGCTCAGGGCACTTACCGCCTGAGGATCACTACGCCCGCCGGCTGTGCCGACACGACCTCCCTGCCGGTGACGGTACTGCCCAGCGTGCGGATCGACGCCCTGAGCAATAATGCGCCCGCTTGCCTGGATGGGCCGACGGACATATTATTGAAGGCAACTGTGTTCCCGGCCGACAATGGCTCCTATACTTACGAGTGGTCGGGGCCGGGCCTGTTCTCCTCAACCGATAGTTGCGCGGTCATTCCCAATGCCACCGCCGCCAACAATGGCAATTATTCCTTGTTCGTGACCAATGCTGCAGGCTGCCGCTCCATGCCGGCCTCGACGGTGGTCAACGCCCGGAATGCCCCACAGGCGCCGGTAGCGCCCACCCTCGACCCCAGCACTCAGCCGCCCTTCTGCTCGGGCGAGTCGATCACTTTGCACACCAACGATTATACCGGCAATGGCGTGAGCTACAACTGGCTTACGCCCGGGGGCAGCATGTCCATCGCTTCCGGGACGCTGGCCTTGAATAACATTTCGCCGGATGACACCGGGCCGTACAGGGTTTATGTTACGGTTAACGGCTGTAGTTCAGATACCTCTGGTACGCTTTCCCTTTCGGTCAACCCCGTACCGGTGGCGTTTGCAGGAAGCAATGCCCCGGTCTGCGAAGGCGAGCCGTTGCAACTGTTCGCCAATCCTTCGGGAGCTGCTTACCAGTGGCTGGGGCCCATCACCTCTTCCCTGCAAAATCCGGTGATCAATTCAGCCGACCCTGTGTTGCACAGTGGCGCGTATTCGCTGGTCGTCACCAGGAATGGGTGTTCTTCTGCCCCGGCGGTGGTCAATGTGGCGGTCAACGAGGTGCCGGCTACCCCCATGGCCACCAATAGCGGGCCGGCCTGTATCGATATTGCCGGCACTGCTCTGGCGCTTTCGGTTGCTCCGGGCACGGCAACGCCAGGTGCGTTTTATACCTGGTATTACAATGGAGACCCAATAGGCAGCACCCAGAGCCTCAACTTGCAGATATCCGATTTCTCCCCCTTCGGAAGCGGCACGCACGCTTTCACGGTGGAAGCTGCCGCCGACAACTGCATTTCCGACCCCTCGCCTCCCACGGTGGCTGAATTGAACACCATCCCGACGGAGCAGGCCAATGCCGGGCAGGACACTTCCTTCTGCATTGGGGATACCATACAGCTGAATGCAGAAATTCCTTCGAGGAGCGCCGGCGAGTGGCGGCCAATGCCAGGCAGCCCGCCGGCTGTAAATATACCGATTCCCGGAAACCCGCAAGCTCGGGTGAATGGGGTAACCGGAGGAAACGACTATGTATTCATCTGGGCGCTTTCCAACGGAGCCTGCCAGGACTTCAGCACAGACACCGTCCTGGTTTCCGTAGGCAAACCGGAAGAAGCAGTGATCAGCGGCGACCGCCTCATCTGCGCCGGCGAAGAACTCGTGCTCGAAGCCAGCGCGCCGCCCACCGGGCAGGGCGAGTGGATTCAGTCGCAGATACAGAGTGAATTCAGCGTGTTTATCGATAATAGCCTGGACACCAACACCACGGTCAGCGGGCCGGGGGTTCGGCCGGGCAACACCTATGCTTTCACCTGGGTAGTGAACAGCGAATGCGGAAGCGACAGTGCCGACGTGTTCATTACTATTGCCGACAACAGGCCTGACGCCGGGCCGGATCAGATTGCCTGCAACGACTTCGGCGACGCCATCCTGGAAGCTGCCGAGCCGGCAGAGGGCAACCCTGGCAGGTGGTCTTCGCCGGACCCCAACGTTTTGTTTGCCAACCGGAGCAACCGGACAACTACCGTTTCCAACCTCGCCATCGGGGATAATATGGTGGTCTGGACTTTGAACGACGGATTCTGCGGGCCTTCTTCCCGCGACACTTCTATCATCAATTACCAGGAAAACCCGGTCGCAGTGAAGGACCAGGTATCGGTGGAATTCGCGGTCGAGACGGCAATAGAGGTACTGGCCAATGACGATACGCCGCCGAATTCGCTTGTCACCATCATCAACGAACCCTCCGGCGGTACGGCCAAAGTCCTGGAAGGTGGCGTGATCTCCTACCTTCCGGATCCAGACTTTGTCGGCCAGGATCAGTTGACCTACGAAGTTTGCAGCGAAGGGTGCGAGTGCGCCACTGCCGTGGTGGAGCTTGCGGTTGGAGAAAACGTCAAGTGCGAAGCGCCGACCGTTATCACCCCCAACGGCGACGGGGTCAACGACAATTTCATCGTGCCCTGCCTGCTCAACGAGACGGACTTTCCGAACAGCCAGGTACAGATTTTCAACCGCTGGGGAGACGAAGTATTCCACTCGAGGGTACCCTACAACAACAGCTGGAACGGCACCTTCAACGGGGAGGATTTGCCGGACGATACTTATTTTTACATCATTACGTTTGGCGATGGCCGCCCGCCCATGAACGGTTATTTGATGATTCAACGATAA
- a CDS encoding glutamate--tRNA ligase, which translates to MEKLRLRFAPSPTGALHIGGVRTALYNYLLAKKHGGAFILRIEDTDQNRFVPGAEAYIKEALEWFGLTPDEGPGYGGSYGPYRQSERREFYQKYTTQLLEDGQAYYAFDTPDELAACREENPNFKYDSSVRMRMRNSLALPKKEVERLLSAGEGYVVRLKVPENETVRIEDKIRGQVAFDSNELDDKVLLKADGLPTYHMANVVDDHLMEITHVIRGEEWLSSTAHHVLLYRALGWEGQMPEFAHLPLILRPDGKGKLSKRDGSRYGFPVFPLSWEGKTEEDSFIGFREFGFLPEAGINFLALLGWNPGTEQEIFSLEELVEAFSVERINKSGTRFDIDKAKWFNQQYIIKADAGYLLEKVRPVIAAQGHEPTDAFLRGFIELMRERAVILDDFWENGYFFFEEPREYDEKVIRKRWAPERKSLFDALIGELDGLGSYTAESIKARTEAFINDNGLKFGEVLPMLRLGVAGTMKGPAIFEMMELLGKQEVSRRLGKAFAQFNQLAESK; encoded by the coding sequence ATGGAAAAACTGAGACTGCGTTTTGCGCCGAGCCCGACGGGCGCGCTGCACATCGGGGGCGTTCGCACGGCATTGTACAATTATCTGCTGGCCAAAAAACACGGAGGCGCCTTTATCCTTCGCATTGAGGATACCGATCAGAATCGATTCGTGCCGGGAGCGGAAGCCTACATAAAAGAAGCCCTGGAATGGTTCGGCCTGACTCCGGACGAAGGCCCCGGCTACGGGGGATCCTACGGCCCGTACCGGCAATCGGAACGCCGGGAATTTTACCAAAAATATACGACGCAACTGCTGGAGGACGGGCAGGCCTACTACGCCTTCGATACGCCCGATGAACTGGCGGCATGCCGGGAGGAAAATCCCAACTTTAAATACGATAGCAGCGTGCGTATGCGAATGAGAAACAGCCTTGCCCTGCCGAAGAAAGAGGTTGAGCGCCTGTTGTCGGCTGGAGAAGGCTACGTAGTGCGGCTAAAGGTGCCGGAAAATGAAACCGTGAGGATCGAGGACAAGATCCGCGGGCAGGTTGCCTTCGACAGCAACGAGCTGGACGACAAGGTGCTGCTCAAGGCCGATGGGCTGCCCACCTATCACATGGCCAATGTCGTGGATGACCATCTGATGGAGATCACCCATGTCATTCGGGGAGAGGAATGGCTGTCGAGCACCGCCCATCACGTCCTGTTGTACCGCGCCCTGGGCTGGGAGGGCCAGATGCCGGAATTTGCCCACCTGCCGCTGATCCTGCGCCCCGACGGCAAAGGCAAACTGAGCAAGCGGGATGGTTCCCGTTATGGCTTCCCCGTTTTCCCCCTTTCCTGGGAGGGAAAAACCGAAGAGGATTCTTTTATCGGTTTTCGCGAGTTCGGCTTCCTGCCGGAGGCGGGCATCAACTTTTTGGCCCTCCTGGGGTGGAACCCCGGCACCGAGCAGGAAATCTTCTCCCTGGAAGAACTGGTGGAAGCTTTCTCCGTCGAGCGCATCAACAAATCGGGCACCCGTTTTGACATCGACAAGGCCAAATGGTTCAACCAGCAATACATCATCAAAGCCGACGCCGGCTATCTGCTGGAAAAAGTGCGGCCCGTCATCGCCGCTCAGGGCCATGAACCCACGGATGCCTTCCTGCGGGGGTTCATAGAATTGATGCGCGAGCGCGCCGTCATCCTTGACGATTTCTGGGAAAATGGCTATTTTTTCTTCGAAGAGCCGCGCGAATACGATGAAAAGGTGATCCGAAAGCGTTGGGCCCCCGAGCGCAAAAGCTTGTTCGACGCGCTCATTGGCGAGCTGGACGGCCTGGGAAGCTATACCGCCGAAAGCATTAAAGCCCGGACGGAAGCCTTTATCAACGACAATGGCCTGAAGTTCGGAGAAGTATTGCCTATGCTTCGCCTGGGAGTAGCCGGCACCATGAAAGGGCCCGCCATTTTTGAAATGATGGAACTGCTCGGCAAGCAGGAGGTTTCCCGGCGCCTGGGCAAGGCCTTCGCGCAATTCAACCAATTAGCAGAAAGCAAGTAA
- a CDS encoding polysaccharide deacetylase family protein, whose protein sequence is MYLVKTPHFIQNLFPNYTWRIPTQEKVLYLTFDDGPIPTVTPWVLEQLEAFQARATFFCVGDNIRKHPEVFEQVVASGHAVGNHTFNHLNGWQTENISYFHNVRHCANMVHSVLFRPPYGRLKPKQAQFLQRHYRIVMWDVLSGDFDPKLSEEQCLANVLNNAENGSIIVFHDSLKAEDKLHYVLPKVLEYFAEQGYVFGKLNEQELAVSQVRASA, encoded by the coding sequence ATGTACCTAGTAAAAACGCCACACTTTATCCAAAATCTGTTTCCTAATTACACCTGGAGAATACCCACTCAGGAAAAGGTGCTTTATCTGACTTTCGACGACGGCCCCATTCCCACAGTAACGCCCTGGGTGCTGGAGCAGCTCGAAGCTTTTCAGGCCAGAGCCACTTTCTTCTGTGTCGGAGACAATATTCGCAAACACCCGGAAGTTTTTGAACAGGTTGTGGCCAGCGGCCACGCGGTGGGCAACCACACCTTCAACCACCTCAATGGCTGGCAAACGGAGAACATCTCCTACTTCCACAACGTGCGCCACTGCGCCAACATGGTCCATTCAGTGCTCTTCCGCCCGCCCTATGGCCGGCTGAAGCCCAAGCAGGCACAGTTTCTGCAGCGGCACTACCGCATCGTCATGTGGGATGTGCTCAGCGGCGACTTCGACCCCAAGCTAAGCGAAGAACAATGCCTGGCCAATGTGCTCAACAATGCCGAAAACGGCTCGATCATCGTCTTCCACGACAGCCTCAAGGCGGAGGACAAGCTGCACTACGTCCTTCCCAAAGTACTCGAGTACTTCGCCGAACAGGGATACGTATTCGGCAAACTGAACGAGCAGGAGCTGGCGGTGAGCCAGGTCCGGGCTAGTGCATAG
- a CDS encoding DUF1232 domain-containing protein, with protein MKNPFKPYIKQFSENKFWKKISRFAHQAGVKTVYSALLLFYAYRRKETPTWAKSIVLGTLGYLISPFDALPDLTPIIGYTDDIGVLSFGLVTIACYINDSVRANARQQLGRWFKDFREEDLQEVDAKL; from the coding sequence ATGAAAAATCCATTTAAACCGTATATCAAGCAGTTTTCCGAAAACAAATTCTGGAAGAAGATCAGCCGTTTCGCTCACCAAGCCGGCGTCAAGACAGTCTATTCGGCGCTGCTCCTGTTTTACGCCTACCGCCGCAAAGAGACGCCCACCTGGGCGAAGAGCATCGTGCTGGGCACTCTGGGTTACCTCATCTCCCCCTTCGACGCCCTGCCCGACCTCACCCCCATCATCGGCTATACCGACGACATCGGCGTGCTTTCCTTCGGCCTGGTCACTATCGCCTGCTATATCAACGACAGCGTGCGCGCCAATGCCCGCCAGCAACTGGGCAGGTGGTTCAAGGACTTCCGGGAGGAGGACCTCCAGGAGGTGGATGCCAAGCTTTAG
- a CDS encoding aminopeptidase P N-terminal domain-containing protein translates to MRYDAINPGLFELNRKRFMRKMQPDSIAIFQSNDLMPRSGDTFFPFRQNSGLFYLSGLDQEETVLVLFPDCIKEGFQELAFIKQADEHTALWEGHKYTKEDASKVSGIEKIYWLDEMDKILHELILLSKRIYLNLNEHDRFQSEVLPRDVRYAHRLMERYPLHKYHRSQPVLKKLAMVKSPPEVELIQRSIEITGKAFRRVLEKTRPGVMEYEIEAEIIHEFIRNGANGHAYEPIVASGRNTCVLHYVSNNQRCAGGGLLLLDFGAEYANYAADLSRTIPVNGQFSARQRSVYDAVLRILKGARQMLVPGTTIEEYHKEVGKMVESELLKLKLLDKTDIKNQDEKYPAYKKFFMHGTSHHLGLDVHDLSNRYDPIQAGMVFTCEPGIYIREESIGVRLENDILVTDHGPVDLMADIPIEAEAIEEIMNVEALAE, encoded by the coding sequence ATGCGATACGATGCGATCAACCCTGGCCTGTTTGAACTCAACCGCAAGCGCTTCATGCGCAAAATGCAACCGGACTCCATTGCCATTTTTCAATCCAACGACCTGATGCCGCGCAGTGGAGACACCTTTTTCCCATTCCGACAAAACTCGGGGCTTTTTTACCTGTCCGGCCTCGACCAGGAAGAAACGGTGCTCGTCCTCTTTCCCGACTGTATCAAGGAGGGCTTTCAAGAGCTGGCCTTCATCAAACAGGCGGATGAACACACCGCCTTGTGGGAAGGCCATAAGTACACCAAAGAGGATGCCAGCAAAGTATCCGGCATCGAAAAGATTTACTGGTTGGATGAGATGGACAAGATTCTGCACGAGCTTATCCTGCTGTCCAAACGCATCTACCTCAACCTCAACGAACACGACCGCTTCCAGTCGGAAGTGCTGCCCAGAGACGTGCGCTACGCCCATCGGCTGATGGAGCGCTACCCCCTGCACAAATACCACCGCTCCCAGCCCGTGCTCAAAAAGCTGGCCATGGTGAAATCCCCTCCGGAGGTGGAACTCATCCAGCGGTCGATCGAAATAACCGGCAAGGCATTCCGGCGCGTCCTGGAGAAAACCCGCCCCGGCGTTATGGAATACGAGATCGAAGCAGAGATCATTCACGAATTCATTCGCAACGGCGCCAATGGGCACGCCTACGAGCCGATCGTCGCCAGCGGCAGGAATACCTGCGTTTTGCATTACGTCAGCAACAACCAGAGGTGTGCAGGCGGCGGGCTGCTGTTGCTCGACTTCGGGGCGGAGTACGCCAACTACGCGGCTGACCTGAGCCGCACCATTCCCGTCAATGGCCAGTTTTCCGCCCGGCAGCGCAGCGTTTACGATGCGGTGCTGCGCATCCTGAAGGGCGCCCGGCAAATGCTCGTTCCCGGCACTACCATCGAAGAATACCACAAAGAAGTTGGCAAAATGGTGGAAAGCGAACTGCTGAAACTCAAACTGCTCGACAAAACCGACATCAAGAACCAGGACGAAAAATACCCCGCTTACAAAAAATTCTTCATGCACGGCACCTCCCACCACCTGGGCCTCGACGTGCACGACCTGTCCAACCGATACGACCCCATTCAGGCGGGCATGGTATTCACCTGCGAACCCGGCATTTACATCCGGGAGGAGAGCATTGGCGTCCGCCTGGAAAACGACATCCTCGTCACCGACCACGGCCCGGTCGACCTGATGGCGGATATCCCCATCGAGGCGGAGGCCATCGAGGAGATCATGAATGTGGAAGCGTTGGCGGAGTGA